In the Plodia interpunctella isolate USDA-ARS_2022_Savannah chromosome 6, ilPloInte3.2, whole genome shotgun sequence genome, one interval contains:
- the LOC128670862 gene encoding uncharacterized protein LOC128670862 isoform X4: MSQLVTTKWLCYIIALSAGPLWNPVKSVTVKNPPSNPSTVQAQAKFFQYRHLPTSEDFDQGHRLGSDRHFTERHERSRPSAGLFSAKVRWGDKKGGYGEHYWDLNHAGNSGNHGDDGYNSDSDDGSYHPRESPNDHYDDGPSDHSSYSNDDYDPEKSSYEENGRAKRAHPRARLERKSQKEKENEESDQRRNLRKQNGKKAEQLEAAPSHKVEDYSDEEEPEIYKKVPKKRQQYRQKEDYQPQEDKNQVVLVVKEKDDVSEPKQYAEPQPEVNHYVNYEGGAGVRQHQQPEASASAPRLFLEHSTGRVVDRSTGQAYILQPILNY; encoded by the exons ATGTCACAACTTGTTACAACG AAATGGCTCTGCTACATCATAGCATTGTCAGCCGGCCCACTTTGGAATCCAGTCAAAAGTGTCACAGTCAAAAACCCACCTAGCAACCCCTCCACAGTCCAAGCTCAGGCCAAATTCTTCCA GTATAGGCATTTGCCTACGTCGGAGGACTTCGATCAGGGCCATCGCTTGGGGAGCGATCGACACTTCACTGAGAGACACGAGAGGTCCCGACCTTCTGCTGGACTCTTCTCTGCTAAA GTGCGATGGGGAGACAAAAAAGGTGGTTATGGTGAACATTATTGGGACTTAAACCACGCTGGCAACTCTGGAAATCACGGCGATGATGGATACAATAGCGATTCCGATGACGGTTCATACCATCCCAGAGAAAGCCCTAATGACCACTATGACGATGGACCCAGCGATCATTCTTCATATAGCAACGATGATTATGATCCAGAAAAATCCAGTTACGAAGAAAATGGACGAGCTAAACGCGCTCACCCTCGAGCTCGACTCGAGAGGAAATCtcagaaagagaaagaaaacgAAGAATCAGACCAAAGACGTAATTTAAGGAAACAAAATGGTAAGAAAGCTGAACAGTTAGAAGCGGCCCCGTCACATAAAGTTGAAGATTATTCAGATGAGGAAGAACCAGAGATTTACAAAAAGGTTCCAAAGAAGCGTCAGCAATATAGGCAGAAAGAGGATTATCAACCGCAAGAGGATAAAAATCAAGTCGTTTTAGTAGTGAAAGAGAAAGATGATGTTTCTGAACCAAAGCAATATGCGGAACCGCAGCCTGAGGTAAATCATTACGTGAACTATGAGGGTGGTGCGGGAGTGAGACAGCATCAACAGCCCGAGGCCTCTGCATCTGCTCCGAGATTGTTTTTGGAGCATTCGACGGGACGAGTTGTGGATAGATCAACGGGACAAGCGTATATCTTACAGCCGATCCTAAACTATTAA
- the LOC128670862 gene encoding uncharacterized protein LOC128670862 isoform X3, translating into MSQLVTTKWLCYIIALSAGPLWNPVKSVTVKNPPSNPSTVQAQAKFFQDFFSVQLSPYNIEFGHVCEDPHNWEQRYEKKDFKNHRDMGKVRWGDKKGGYGEHYWDLNHAGNSGNHGDDGYNSDSDDGSYHPRESPNDHYDDGPSDHSSYSNDDYDPEKSSYEENGRAKRAHPRARLERKSQKEKENEESDQRRNLRKQNGKKAEQLEAAPSHKVEDYSDEEEPEIYKKVPKKRQQYRQKEDYQPQEDKNQVVLVVKEKDDVSEPKQYAEPQPEVNHYVNYEGGAGVRQHQQPEASASAPRLFLEHSTGRVVDRSTGQAYILQPILNY; encoded by the exons ATGTCACAACTTGTTACAACG AAATGGCTCTGCTACATCATAGCATTGTCAGCCGGCCCACTTTGGAATCCAGTCAAAAGTGTCACAGTCAAAAACCCACCTAGCAACCCCTCCACAGTCCAAGCTCAGGCCAAATTCTTCCA GGATTTTTTCTCAGTACAGTTGAGTCCGTACAACATAGAATTTGGGCACGTTTGCGAGGATCCTCACAATTGGGAGCAGCGATATGAGAAGAAAGACTTTAAGAACCACAGGGATATGGGAAAA GTGCGATGGGGAGACAAAAAAGGTGGTTATGGTGAACATTATTGGGACTTAAACCACGCTGGCAACTCTGGAAATCACGGCGATGATGGATACAATAGCGATTCCGATGACGGTTCATACCATCCCAGAGAAAGCCCTAATGACCACTATGACGATGGACCCAGCGATCATTCTTCATATAGCAACGATGATTATGATCCAGAAAAATCCAGTTACGAAGAAAATGGACGAGCTAAACGCGCTCACCCTCGAGCTCGACTCGAGAGGAAATCtcagaaagagaaagaaaacgAAGAATCAGACCAAAGACGTAATTTAAGGAAACAAAATGGTAAGAAAGCTGAACAGTTAGAAGCGGCCCCGTCACATAAAGTTGAAGATTATTCAGATGAGGAAGAACCAGAGATTTACAAAAAGGTTCCAAAGAAGCGTCAGCAATATAGGCAGAAAGAGGATTATCAACCGCAAGAGGATAAAAATCAAGTCGTTTTAGTAGTGAAAGAGAAAGATGATGTTTCTGAACCAAAGCAATATGCGGAACCGCAGCCTGAGGTAAATCATTACGTGAACTATGAGGGTGGTGCGGGAGTGAGACAGCATCAACAGCCCGAGGCCTCTGCATCTGCTCCGAGATTGTTTTTGGAGCATTCGACGGGACGAGTTGTGGATAGATCAACGGGACAAGCGTATATCTTACAGCCGATCCTAAACTATTAA
- the LOC128670862 gene encoding uncharacterized protein LOC128670862 isoform X2: protein MIPFSRKLTDRNDSARPQQSKISENHRKWLCYIIALSAGPLWNPVKSVTVKNPPSNPSTVQAQAKFFQYRHLPTSEDFDQGHRLGSDRHFTERHERSRPSAGLFSAKVRWGDKKGGYGEHYWDLNHAGNSGNHGDDGYNSDSDDGSYHPRESPNDHYDDGPSDHSSYSNDDYDPEKSSYEENGRAKRAHPRARLERKSQKEKENEESDQRRNLRKQNGKKAEQLEAAPSHKVEDYSDEEEPEIYKKVPKKRQQYRQKEDYQPQEDKNQVVLVVKEKDDVSEPKQYAEPQPEVNHYVNYEGGAGVRQHQQPEASASAPRLFLEHSTGRVVDRSTGQAYILQPILNY, encoded by the exons AAATGGCTCTGCTACATCATAGCATTGTCAGCCGGCCCACTTTGGAATCCAGTCAAAAGTGTCACAGTCAAAAACCCACCTAGCAACCCCTCCACAGTCCAAGCTCAGGCCAAATTCTTCCA GTATAGGCATTTGCCTACGTCGGAGGACTTCGATCAGGGCCATCGCTTGGGGAGCGATCGACACTTCACTGAGAGACACGAGAGGTCCCGACCTTCTGCTGGACTCTTCTCTGCTAAA GTGCGATGGGGAGACAAAAAAGGTGGTTATGGTGAACATTATTGGGACTTAAACCACGCTGGCAACTCTGGAAATCACGGCGATGATGGATACAATAGCGATTCCGATGACGGTTCATACCATCCCAGAGAAAGCCCTAATGACCACTATGACGATGGACCCAGCGATCATTCTTCATATAGCAACGATGATTATGATCCAGAAAAATCCAGTTACGAAGAAAATGGACGAGCTAAACGCGCTCACCCTCGAGCTCGACTCGAGAGGAAATCtcagaaagagaaagaaaacgAAGAATCAGACCAAAGACGTAATTTAAGGAAACAAAATGGTAAGAAAGCTGAACAGTTAGAAGCGGCCCCGTCACATAAAGTTGAAGATTATTCAGATGAGGAAGAACCAGAGATTTACAAAAAGGTTCCAAAGAAGCGTCAGCAATATAGGCAGAAAGAGGATTATCAACCGCAAGAGGATAAAAATCAAGTCGTTTTAGTAGTGAAAGAGAAAGATGATGTTTCTGAACCAAAGCAATATGCGGAACCGCAGCCTGAGGTAAATCATTACGTGAACTATGAGGGTGGTGCGGGAGTGAGACAGCATCAACAGCCCGAGGCCTCTGCATCTGCTCCGAGATTGTTTTTGGAGCATTCGACGGGACGAGTTGTGGATAGATCAACGGGACAAGCGTATATCTTACAGCCGATCCTAAACTATTAA
- the LOC128670862 gene encoding uncharacterized protein LOC128670862 isoform X1, which produces MIPFSRKLTDRNDSARPQQSKISENHRKWLCYIIALSAGPLWNPVKSVTVKNPPSNPSTVQAQAKFFQDFFSVQLSPYNIEFGHVCEDPHNWEQRYEKKDFKNHRDMGKVRWGDKKGGYGEHYWDLNHAGNSGNHGDDGYNSDSDDGSYHPRESPNDHYDDGPSDHSSYSNDDYDPEKSSYEENGRAKRAHPRARLERKSQKEKENEESDQRRNLRKQNGKKAEQLEAAPSHKVEDYSDEEEPEIYKKVPKKRQQYRQKEDYQPQEDKNQVVLVVKEKDDVSEPKQYAEPQPEVNHYVNYEGGAGVRQHQQPEASASAPRLFLEHSTGRVVDRSTGQAYILQPILNY; this is translated from the exons AAATGGCTCTGCTACATCATAGCATTGTCAGCCGGCCCACTTTGGAATCCAGTCAAAAGTGTCACAGTCAAAAACCCACCTAGCAACCCCTCCACAGTCCAAGCTCAGGCCAAATTCTTCCA GGATTTTTTCTCAGTACAGTTGAGTCCGTACAACATAGAATTTGGGCACGTTTGCGAGGATCCTCACAATTGGGAGCAGCGATATGAGAAGAAAGACTTTAAGAACCACAGGGATATGGGAAAA GTGCGATGGGGAGACAAAAAAGGTGGTTATGGTGAACATTATTGGGACTTAAACCACGCTGGCAACTCTGGAAATCACGGCGATGATGGATACAATAGCGATTCCGATGACGGTTCATACCATCCCAGAGAAAGCCCTAATGACCACTATGACGATGGACCCAGCGATCATTCTTCATATAGCAACGATGATTATGATCCAGAAAAATCCAGTTACGAAGAAAATGGACGAGCTAAACGCGCTCACCCTCGAGCTCGACTCGAGAGGAAATCtcagaaagagaaagaaaacgAAGAATCAGACCAAAGACGTAATTTAAGGAAACAAAATGGTAAGAAAGCTGAACAGTTAGAAGCGGCCCCGTCACATAAAGTTGAAGATTATTCAGATGAGGAAGAACCAGAGATTTACAAAAAGGTTCCAAAGAAGCGTCAGCAATATAGGCAGAAAGAGGATTATCAACCGCAAGAGGATAAAAATCAAGTCGTTTTAGTAGTGAAAGAGAAAGATGATGTTTCTGAACCAAAGCAATATGCGGAACCGCAGCCTGAGGTAAATCATTACGTGAACTATGAGGGTGGTGCGGGAGTGAGACAGCATCAACAGCCCGAGGCCTCTGCATCTGCTCCGAGATTGTTTTTGGAGCATTCGACGGGACGAGTTGTGGATAGATCAACGGGACAAGCGTATATCTTACAGCCGATCCTAAACTATTAA
- the Arr2 gene encoding arrestin homolog, producing the protein MVVAVKVFKKTTPNGKVTVYLGKRDFIDHIDYCDPVDGVVVVDTEYLKGRKVYSQLVTTYRYGREEDEVMGVKFSKEMVIGQEQVVPMINAKMELTPVQEKLLKKLGPNAFPFTFNFPEMAPSSVTLQPSEEDQGKPMGVEYCVRTYVAENEDQKSHKRSSVTLAIKKLQHAPATRGRRLPSSLVSKGFTFSNGKINLEVTLDREIYYHGEKLAANVIVSNNSRKSVRNIRCMVVQHVEITMINSQFSRHVASLESREGCPITPGASLSKTFYLVPLARTNKDIRGVALDGHLKEDDVNLASSTLVSEGKCPADAIGIVVSYSVRVKLNCGTLGGELVTDVPFKLLHPAEGTVERQRFNAMKKMQSIERHRYENSLYANEEEDNIVFEDFARLRMNEPE; encoded by the exons atggTAGTTGCTGTGAAAGTATTCAAAAAGACTACCCCTAACGGGAAAGTCACTGTGTACCTTGGCAAGCGTGACTTCATTGATCATATAGATTACTGTGACCCTGTTGATGGAGTGGTTGTGGTTGACACTGAATACCTGAAAGGAAGGAAAGTTTACAGTCAG CTCGTTACGACATACCGCTATGGTAGGGAGGAAGATGAAGTGATGGGAGTGAAATTTTCTAAGGAAATGGTCATTGGCCAAGAACAGGTTGTGCCCATGATCAACGCCAAAATGGAGTTGACCCCAGTGCAAGAAAAACTTCTCAAGAAACTCGGACCAAATGCTTTTCCTTTCACGTTCAACTTCCCAGAGATGGCGCCGAGCTCG GTAACTTTGCAACCGTCTGAAGAAGATCAGGGAAAGCCTATGGGCGTCGAGTACTGCGTACGTACATATGTGGCTGAAAATGAAGACCAGAAGAGTCACAAACGTAGCTCCGTTACTCTTGCAATCAAGAAG TTGCAACATGCTCCAGCCACACGTGGTCGACGTCTTCCCAGCTCTCTTGTAAGCAAAGGATTTACCTTCAGCAATGGCAAAATCAACCTCGAAGTAACCCTTGACAGGGAAATCTACTACCATGGCGAGAAGCTTGCGGCCAATGTCATTGTTTCAAACAATTCGCGTAAATCGGTACGCAACATTCGCTGCATGGTTGTACAACATGTGGAAATTACTATGATAAACTCGCAATTCAGTCGCCACGTTGCTTCTTTGGAAAGTCGTGAAGGCTGCCCTATTACACCTGGAGCTAGCTTATCCAAGACTTTCTATTTGGTACCTCTGGCTCGCACTAACAAGGACATACGCG GTGTTGCTCTAGATGGACATCTTAAAGAAGATGACGTGAACTTGGCCAGCTCGACCCTGGTGTCTGAGGGCAAATGTCCAGCTGATGCTATTGGTATCGTCGTGTCTTACTCTGTCCGTGTGAAACTCAACTGTGGTACTCTTGGTGGGGAGCTGGTTACTGATGTACCCTTCAAACTGCTTCATCCAGCTGAAG gAACCGTGGAGCGTCAACGTTTCAATGCTATGAAGAAAATGCAGTCCATCGAGAGACACCGCTATGAAAATTCGCTGTATGCTAATGAGGAAGAAGACAATATTGTATTTGAAGACTTCGCTCGTCTGCGGATGAACGAGCCTGAGTAA
- the Pex7 gene encoding peroxisomal targeting signal 2 receptor, whose product MPTFLTPGRHGYSVRFSRTRPDALAVATSQYYGLAGGGTLFFLELAPDGSTILEAQKLEWSDGLFDVTWSGTTEGAAACGAGDGTVLVFRAGCAAPLRVLRAHCSEVCSVDWPRAQLLSASWDTTVRLWDPESETCLNTFAGHSQLVYTAAFSPHSPSTFASVSGDGHLKLWTCSEAARPAAVVKAHDAEVLSCDWSRTETHALATAGSDGLVRGWDLRRLTSPMFTLKGCECAVRRVQFSPHAPSVIAAVSYDFTTRIWDLKRGCDPLETIRHHSEFTYGLDWSSLRPHLLADCGWDSLVHVFTPRSLA is encoded by the exons ATGCCCACATTCCTGACTCCGGGTCGGCATGGCTACAGTGTACGGTTCTCCCGGACCAGGCCTGATGCCCTCGCAGTTGCAACCAGTCAGTACTACGGCCTGGCTGGAGGGGGCACCCTGTTCTTTTTGGAGCTGGCTCCGGATGGAAGCACAATATTGGAAGCGCAGAAGTTGGAGTGGAGTGATGGACTTTTTGAtgtt ACATGGTCGGGCACGACGGAGGGGGCGGCGGCGTGCGGCGCAGGGGACGGCACGGTGCTGGTGTTCCGCGCGGGCTGCGCGGCGCCGCTGCGGGTGCTGCGCGCGCACTGCAGCGAGGTCTGCTCTGTGGACTGGCCGCGCGCGCAGCTGCTCAGCGCCAGCTGGGACACCACCGTCAGACTG tgGGACCCTGAATCGGAGACATGCCTGAACACATTCGCGGGTCACTCCCAGCTGGTGTACACGGCAGCGTTCTCCCCCCACTCGCCCTCTACCTTCGCGTCGGTGTCCGGCGATGGGCATCTGAAGCTTTGGACCTGTTCGGAAGCGGCCAGACCGGCTGCTGTGGTCAAGGCGCATGATGCTGAG GTGTTGTCATGTGATTGGAGTAGAACAGAAACGCATGCGTTGGCGACGGCCGGCTCCGATGGTTTGGTCAGAGGATGGGACTTGAGGAGACTCACCTCCCCCATGTTTACGCTTAAAG GTTGCGAGTGCGCAGTAAGGAGAGTGCAATTTTCACCGCACGCGCCGTCTGTCATAGCGGCTGTATCGTATGATTTTACTACTAG GATATGGGACCTAAAAAGGGGTTGCGACCCCCTGGAAACAATACGCCACCACTCAGAATTCACGTACGGCCTGGACTGGAGTTCGCTCAGGCCTCATTTATTGGCTGACTGCGGTTGGGACTCCCTCGTCCACGTGTTTACACCGCGGAGCCTCGCCTGA